The following DNA comes from Ricinus communis isolate WT05 ecotype wild-type chromosome 10, ASM1957865v1, whole genome shotgun sequence.
ATTTCCAATTTTATCCCAGGCTCTGCTACTATACTTACTCTCCCCTTCAATAACACAGTTGTTATTCACCATAAAACGACCATCATAGGATAGAAAAGAAGACAAGAAAAACTGAAGTAACAGAAACTATAATAGGAGTTAATACTGAATGCATGTATTATTTCACCAATCAACCCTACGGATAATTAACAGAAATATTCATACATACAACGCTCTGTGGAATGAACCAGTATATGTCTATTCCATGTATATGACAAaccattaaaaagaaaagttatatCTAATCCTCCAAATATGCAGAATAAAGAATTGATTTTCCAATATAAAATACAAGAACCTAAACGACCAGGaaagattaatattttttcagaAACTATACAACTCCATCATAAGCAATCTCACAAGATTATCAAGCAACCAGATTAAATTCTGACAGCTCCCCAAGAGTGATAATTCAATAAGATAAGgcaatatgaaattttaatcttCCGGGTCATTTAGGTCATCAAGCAacgtgatatatatataaggaacATGTAAAATACCTTGAGAGCCACACCAGCTCCAAACCACACGTCACCAGTCACCTTCAAGCTATCCAGCCCAACTATGCTAGGAATGGATTTGAAGCGACTCTGAAAGTCACTGACCTGAAAAAGGACAGAAGAACATCAAGAGCCAGTAGCATGCATAGAAAACAATAAGCCAGACTAATTACTTCTCACCTTTTCAAATTCAGGTCCTAAATCAATAGATGGATTCACAGGGTTAGCTCTAACTGTATTCGGAACTAAGTTGCCACCAGCAGATGAATACAGATCAGACTGCAAACACAGAAACTTGAAGTCTCAAATCAAGATTTAATATCATGAACGATATAGTCGAAAAAAGTTTTCAGTACCTGGAGAAGAAGCAAGTCTGATGTTGCATTTAGTGGAACAAACTGATATTGGGGGACAATTAAGCCAATAGGTTGCTCAAAAACCTGGCTCaacattcaaaaataaataaataaataaacaaaatgattTGACATGAGAAATCTACCATATAGTAATTCAACTACAAATGAccagaaattaatataaaaatgagtACCCGTATTGCTGAATTAATAGATGTTTCTGGCAAACTACTTGCTTTATCATCTACTCCCTGGAAACAACAGTAATTTCTGTTATTCCTTATTCTATCCAATAAGCACATCACATTAGTGATTAGAATACAGAGATGACACACCTTTGGAGTAGAAAGATTCAGTGTATCAGTATCAACAAGCCTTTGGATGGCTTTCAAATTCACCCATCTGatacaaaattacaaaatcaGGGTTAAGCAAATTAGCCGGCTTTTGAGAGTTAAAAATTACTGAGCTGAATATGCTACTCACAGGTTTCTTGTATCAATAAATTTGAACTTCTCCATCGCCTTGATTTTATTGATCATAAGACAACAAACCAAAATCAAGTCTTAGTCAATGAACCcaagaagaaattattaatataataacaaaagtcTTGATAACCTCAGTGCCCAATATTATCTTCACAAATGaggttttgaaaaagaaaaaaaaaagaccctAACTAAAAGGGAAAAGAATTCATAACTCACATGCTTAGAAGGATTCTGAGTAATTTCTGTAAGCTGCATTACATTAACAGGAAATGTTACTTAGAGCAATTACCAAATATATCAGAGCAAAAGGTAAGATTTAACAGGACTGGTGGACGCCAAATAGTCCAATCACTCAATGACTACTTAACAGTTGGCATTAGTTAGAGAAGAAATCATTCCATTTTAAGGTCAAAACAGATAATGCtcttaaacaaaaaatatccAACAAATAACTCAACCAATCCTCAAAACCAAACTAATTGAGGTGGACTAATGGGTTTCTTTTCCTCTGTTTAGAGGATTCAAGCAAATTAAAGATGCTAGATATGAAGCAACTGTGCCCCTCTCTTTCCAGATCCTCTCTAGTTGATCGAAATTTAGTAGATcacaagagaaaaaaatgCTACAAAGCAAGTCATAAAAAAAGTTACTTGGGGAGGAATACAATAAATGCAGacaaactaaattaaaatcacGTTATGTACAAGCCAAAAGTAAAGGTCATGTTGTTTTGGCATGATGCTCTAGTAACCTATTTTAGATATTCCACCATTCACAATGGATAACTCTGCAGAATCATTGAATGCAATTCGAATCATGTAATACAACTTTTTTGAACCACTAAACTGCAGTGAACATCCTCGAATAACATGGGACGTAACATTTCTAACTAAGCACTATAAGATCGGCCATTTCAACTCATCACTTTTTCTAATATCATAATGAATCTTTTAGGTCTCTTCATCAAAACCGCAATGCATCATCCAAACAATCCACAAGTCAAAAGGGCATAAAAAAAGGGGAACTACAGACATGCAGAACTAAAGCTCAAGTTTTAACTAAACCTGAAACCTCCCTTGGCGTTGAGTAACAATATTATTCCTTAAATAAGTTGATGTGGTTGGTGTCACCTGGAAAGTTTAAGAAGTAAACGAATTTCTTAACTgtaagaaacaaaataaatacaaattcaGCAGTCATCAGTAAGTACCTCCATACAGTATTCAATCTTGTGTTGGGCCAAATGATTCAAGATTTCTAGGGAATCACTCAAGAAGAACAGCTGTCAAAGTAATCACTCTCTTATTACCATAAAACAACAACAGCATACACACCACTCAAAGTAAGACGAAAAAACTGTAATGAGGATACTGGGATCAATTGTGGCAGCTGTGCTATCTGAGCTAACTATTTGTACATACTCCTTTCCCTGGAAGCAAGTTGAAGAACAgtgttaagaaaaaataatcttgCAAGTCCCTTTGAATGGCACGTTTTCTAGATTTTGTAAGCTAAATATCTACCTGAGTCAATAAAACATCAAGAGTTCCACTTTTCATCAGGGAAAAGAAAGCTGCAGCATCATCAGAAGGATATCTGCAGAcgaaaaaaagttaaaacatCTATTTACAAAGTTTTTACTAACTGCCAGTGAAGAAAAAAACAGGTTGGGGAAATAACCAGCATAAAGATCTATCACTGAATGAAACTTTTCTAAGTTGATATACTTTCATCTGAGATTCAATTTTAACAAAAGTACAAGTCTTttagggaaaaagaaaacaaaaatagcaTAACACAGAGGGTagaatatctaaaattaaaatgcaaCTAAAACGAAGCATTTATACATTTCTTACTGCTATACGATAAACAATAAACTCTTTCTTAGAACAGATTGAGGGACAGAAACTGATATCTAAAAGGCATGCACTCTCTCCATCCAGATGCTCCTTACCCTCTAAACCAACAAAGCTATCCGAAGTGTCCAAAGAAACCCAGTTCTCAGAAACACCCAAAGTCTGTTCTGAATTTTCAAGCTACTTCACTGAGTAAACACAAGTGAGAATGAGTCCCGTGCTTGTTAGGCCTACTTTTCTATATGTCAATGGCCAAATTCTGAAAAACGGCAGACTGACAAAATCCCTTTGATATCTTCCCAAATTAAAGGAATGTGAATATCAGAATCATTGCCATGGACAATCAGTAAAAATTAGCAGGAAATATTATATGACAGGAGCATATTCCATAATCATGTAAACTGGTCGCTTAAATATGATTCCAAACAAGACAGGAACATATCCACAAGAATAGATATAAGAAATCATACAAAAGAAAGTAGCAGAATACCTAAGGCAAATGAAAAGTAGACTGTTGGGATAATTAGATCTCAAGCTATGgtagataataataatatggtACAGGAAAACTCAAGTGATAATATCAATTGTAATTCTAAAGGAAAGATACAACCAGAGAGAGAAAATGCCATACAATTTAGCCTCAGTATTCTGCTCATCAACAGATTCTGGTTGAAGATGTTCGCCCTGCATAAATTGGACCATGCAAGAGAGTGTGAGCTATAAATGCAAGCATTGATCAACTGAACTAAGCTGAGTTCAAACTAGTTGACCTATAAACTAATTCATAACTTATTAAAACTAGTTATACAAATGAGAGAAAGGTTGCACACCAGGCAAAAAGGAAGAATATCAATACTTGATTTGGAATATTTTCCCAAAACCTACATCACAAAACTGCAATAAGCGGATTTTAATAATGAGGTCACAACTccaagaaaaaatcaaaaatataaattacctTCAAGGTATCATCATGCGTTCTGGTTGTGTTCATAATAACCAAAGGTATACGGCACCCGTACTTGGAATTAAGAGACTGTAGAAAATTACAGTAGAATAAGTAAATTGTACACAAGATAATAGAAAACCATGCTCAATGGAAATAACCAACACGGACCTCAAtttgattaacaattaagTCCAGCGATGTCAAACCATTATGAACTTCAATTATAGACCTgcatataagaaaacaaaaaaataatcatgaagatttagaaaaaaaaaaaaattgaattaaaatttaaaacattcTTCAGAACAAATTCTTTCAGCTGTGTTGGGTAATCACATTCGCAGTTGAAGGTTACTAAACCATTATTGTTGTAGTTGTTGGTGCCAAGAAACAGAGACAAGGGGCTGATATTTGAATAGGAAAAAGAGTGGATCTGCAGGATCCCAAATGAATTACTATCttgattgattgatcaaaGGCAACTAACACTGGTTTCTAGGGTggattttatgtattttgattGTAAGAAATCAAAACTAGTAAAACAACAATTTCAACACAAAATGGAATTCCAACCTCAATGCAAGATGGACGCTACAAATTGCAACACAAACTAAATCAGCATCCATAATTGCTAAGATATTAGATTAGGCATTTCAACCTAAGAGCAGCCACAAAAATGATGGTGAAAAATGTACCAATAAGGATGAAGAAGACACTTGAGActatgaaattaaatattttggaGAAAGGGCATTTAGTTGCAATgacagaaaaagaagaaacaaagagaATCAAATAGGAGATAGAGAATCTTCTTTATAGATGAGAACACTTGGTGCAGGAAATTCACATTCAGGACTGAATCAAAAATTCTTAACCTACTTTTTCAACCCCCAACAACAATCTCAAACATACTCATATGCTATACCAAATATGTTAGAACAGGATGAGTACTTACTTGGGTCCACCGAACCCCAGTGTGGTTCCCAAGGAGCCATTGAACTTGACCACCACAAGCTTCTCCAAAAGCTGCTTAATTTCCGCAATATCTGCATTTAATCCAGGAATTTTCTTTAACAAGTGAATATTTAAAGGAGGAGAGTGTGATGCAAAACAAGTTAAAATTAGTTCAATTTTCTCAGATAGACAAAAGTTGAAATCCATTACCATCAGAAAAAGGCGGTAAGTTCTGAAAAGGAACAAGCAAAAGTTCATCCATTGCAGAGCTTATCTTGCTCTCACTCTTGGTTTGCTCGATCTGCTGTCCTTCCTCCCTTCATTGCAGAATTTAGTATCACATCAAACAAAGCATTGGTAACttgaaaacaaaatttaaaaaccaaTGGCATCGTTCATTCACAGAAGCAATGAATTGCATTTGCACAAGAAGGCTAAATTTTGCTCACACAACCAGCAATAAACAACAAAGATGTAATGCTGAAGAAGATAATAAATCTTATATTCACTTGTTCGCTGtagaaatttctaaaatagacAGGCCATAAATATTTGACGTAGTGCAAATCTGATTTGCATGCATATGAGCATTTAATAGTTTTGGATGAACAGTAGCACTAGCAGTTAGTAATCCTTCATTGCACTTACtcaagttttaaaaaaatggtaGAAAACAGGCTGCACACTACATTACTGCAGTTGTTTTCCCAAACTTCAAAaagggttttcttttctcaaacttaCAAATAGGGTTTGCtttgagaaaaggaaaagcacAATAACAAAAAGCCTATTATGGAACCTCAATCAAAATCTTTGACAGAGAGATTTTTACTCAGCAACAACAGCCTTTCTTGCTAGATCAAGACACAGCTTAATACCATATAAAACCCAATATACATTATCTCAACAAGCCAGCAACTACAATGGAGAATCACtgaatattatttccattaaCAATTACATTGCCCATCTCCAAAAATCTAGAAAAACAAACATGTAACAAATACTATATTTTGAACCATACAAGCACaaccatttcctctatcactTTTATATCACCAACTTCACTCAATGCAGACAACTTCTTTCACACAATATATTGTCCTATTTTTCATCCCGGAGTGACCAGTACACACACACATCAATACTTAGAACAAATCTCACTATAGTTATTGGAATACTCATTCAACCTTGTAAAGTCACATTCTTCTCAGAAACAGCTAGGTCATCTTTAAAGCtcaacttttaaaataaaatgatcgGTCAactaagaaatagaaaaaataaaaagaaaatagaaagactaAAATTTGATTAAGGACCTAAACTATGATTGTAACTTCAGTTGCTAACATGGATGATAAAAAaagcatatatttttatgtccTTGTTTTCAGACATCAGCTTTAAGCAAAGTTCGTTCAAGCAGCAGCAATACTACTAATCCATAACTCATCTCCAAcagcaaatattaactttattctttttatcaaatcaGTAAAAATTAACTCAAAATATAGAGTTTCTCGATCACTTCCAGAAGCAGCACTAGTAAAATTTATGCTATGCAGCAAACTACAATTCCTATAATACCTGGATTCTTTCTTAGAAACAGCAAGCTCTTCTTTAACATCTCCTTTCAAAGCTCTCAACTTCTTCTGCTCAAGTAAGAAAGTCTTGGTAATCATATTGCAAAACAAATACACAAACTGGACCGAATCATTAGCCGGCACCGGATAAGCAATCTTCTTAAAATATTCCCATGGCATAGTGGAATCAACCAGAGCTACAATCGGAACTTGCAGTCTATCAGCCTCCAAAATCACTGAACTCTTCCTCTCTGTATCCAACACCACCACACAATCTGGTGGTTGTATTGGTCCAAAACAAACCTTcaccataaaaaaataaataaggaaaTTTTTAATCGACCAAAATATAGAAACACTTCTCAATTCTACAAAATAATCAGAccttttcatttcttcatgctaaagaagaaaaagcagAACTTTTTTTAGGGCTAAAACTATTAATGCAAAACAAAACTTTACCATAAGAATTGTAATCAACCAAAAAACGCCCCCTTACATTCTAATTATgattgaagaaaatgaagCAAACCTTTTTATTTCTAGACCTAAACTTTTTAGGGCTAAAACTATTAGTCAAGAAACCACCCATTCTCCACATAACATTATCTCTAGGGCTATAAATCCCAATCTTTTTAGTCATTTGCTCAACGATCTCATCAAAAAGAGGATTCGTGTTAACAAACAAGAACCGTGCTTTCTTGTCGCGCGCAAGATGAGAAATAAAGCTAGCAGCATTTCGAAgacaaattagggttttatcGGAATCGATTATGGCCTGAGAATTCCTGATTCCGTAGGTATAGATCTTAAAGTGTTGGGCGGCGACACGGCGGCCCAAATGGGCGTTTGTGCTTAGTAGTTTCTGGATTACAATGGAGTGGATCGTCATGATTGGTAGTGGTGGGTGTGGAAGGAAATCTTgaagatattaataaattttacaagtcCCGCTCCATCGTCATTCTTTACTTCCTACTTCACTGTCAGCAATGGAGAAGAAGCAGCTTGTGATAGGGTTTatgggttttcttttttctttctttaatttggcttcttttcttttcagttcTACAATTTGTAATATGGACTGGGCCTGAACATTTACAATCCATTGCCgactaacaaaataaataaaatcccaaaatattttattagttttgaattgattttttttcctttcatttttggTATTATttctgttaatttattttgttacaaTATGAATTAGGTGATAGCATGATTGGTCTTCCGACAACCTAGTTCTCAAGCAAATTGATGTGTCTGATTCAAATGGCAAAATACATTTTGATCAGATGGATGGACAATGCCTAAAGTAGAGTTGGAACCTTACAAAAGCTTGTATAATAATTCTACAAGAGGTGCAACTCCAGGTTCCAtgacaataaatatatatcagcCACTggtttttctatatattctaCATACAGCTCGTGCTGTAAGAAAACTTGTCAGTTTTTCCCATCAGAACCAGCTGCAAATTGAATCTCTTCAGGAGTGGACGCATTGCGCCCAATTCTTCCCAGCTGAATTCCCAAAATAGAGCCTTCATGAGAACTTGCTTGGTTGGATCCATCAGTTgatgcctttttctttctcttcgcTTTCTGAGCCCAACCAACAAGTCCAGCTTGCACATGCTCGTCAAATATGGCTTTCTTGAAAGAACTTCCCATCTTCATTCGTAGCAATACGTAATTGGGTCAAAATTAACGGTGTAACAAATAATGTGCAGCTACTATTTAAAAGCAGCTCTACTAACCTGTGTCACAATGGCATACAGTGGAAGGGTGCTGTAACTGCAGAGTATCTGAATGAACACCCTGAcgaagaggaaaagaaaaatacagtAAATGGAGACTAGAGAAATAGTTATGGATCAGAATGTAATAAGATTctgaaaggaaaaggaaaatggCTTCTACCCAATTATTAGCCTGGGGACAATATATTTGACTTGTCCCATGATGCAGGAATCGAAGCCATATTGAACCTACAGTGGTATAAAAGCCATTATGATTGTGTCAGAGCAAGTTCATGAGAAGAGAAGACCGTAATAAAATCAACTTACCCATATCCAGAAAAAAAATGCAATCTCAAAAGCATTTTGGAAAAGGATGAAATGAATCAAAAACAGGACAATATGGGGTTTGTGGAACCAAAAGTGATCATCCGATGGTTTGACTATTAAATCCCCTTCTATGGCTACATGTTTCTCAGCAACATCATGAGCCAACTGGGAAATTACATGCTCCAACTTGGTGCCAACAGCAAGTAAAAGCTGGAAAAGTAAAGCATTAAGTGAAACTTGAGAAAATTGAAACAGCAGATAGCCAAGCAGATATTAGTTCCATTTTgtaaaagaattatgaaaTGTCAAATGCTGACTTACCTGGTAATATACATGTTAAACTTCACATGCATAATAAACAAGTGATcacaaaggaaaacaaaatgTGCAAGATGCAtgcatattataaatttcaaatatttgcTGTTGTAAACTTAAAATTAAGCATGCCAAAGAATCAACATCCCCATGTGCTGACGAGTGGCCGTTTTGTATTTTGAAGACTCAGTCATCAATCACTACTAATATATTATGCTCCACAAATAATCCAATGTTTATATACAGAATTCCACATTAGCATATGGATCATATCCCATT
Coding sequences within:
- the LOC8282020 gene encoding UTP--glucose-1-phosphate uridylyltransferase; the encoded protein is MTIHSIVIQKLLSTNAHLGRRVAAQHFKIYTYGIRNSQAIIDSDKTLICLRNAASFISHLARDKKARFLFVNTNPLFDEIVEQMTKKIGIYSPRDNVMWRMGGFLTNSFSPKKFRSRNKKVCFGPIQPPDCVVVLDTERKSSVILEADRLQVPIVALVDSTMPWEYFKKIAYPVPANDSVQFVYLFCNMITKTFLLEQKKLRALKGDVKEELAVSKKESREEGQQIEQTKSESKISSAMDELLLVPFQNLPPFSDDIAEIKQLLEKLVVVKFNGSLGTTLGFGGPKSIIEVHNGLTSLDLIVNQIESLNSKYGCRIPLVIMNTTRTHDDTLKVLGKYSKSSIDILPFCLGEHLQPESVDEQNTEAKLYPSDDAAAFFSLMKSGTLDVLLTQGKEYVQIVSSDSTAATIDPKILNHLAQHKIEYCMEVTPTTSTYLRNNIVTQRQGRFQLTEITQNPSKHAMEKFKFIDTRNLWVNLKAIQRLVDTDTLNLSTPKGVDDKASSLPETSINSAIRVFEQPIGLIVPQYQFVPLNATSDLLLLQSDLYSSAGGNLVPNTVRANPVNPSIDLGPEFEKVSDFQSRFKSIPSIVGLDSLKVTGDVWFGAGVALKGRVSIVAEPGIKLEIPDGVVLDNTEIKDPADI